The sequence CCGAGAGAAGCACAAAGGCCGATTTTCGTTTCCTTATGCAGTCTTTTAAATATATGTAAAATACGGTCAAACTCTGCATCCGTTAAAAATTCACCGCTCGTAACAAGGCTAAAACGGCTAACGCCTGAGCGCCATAATTCCTTTGCATTTTCTATAATTTCATTTTCATCCAATGAACTGACTTCTACAGGCATGACATTACTCTTATGACGGGCAGATTGAGCACAAAAAGCACAGTCGCCTGAACAAAGACCGACTTTAGCAGCATAAATGGCACACATATTTATTTTATTGCCGAAACGCCGTCTTGTTAGAGTATTCGCTACATCCACAAGCTCACTCAAATTAACAAGAGCAGGGTTTATAAGCATATTGGCTTCGTCAGGCGTAATGCCCTCTCCTTGCAAAGCCTTCTCTAAAATCTGTCTTGCCATTTCTCTATCCTACGAGACTTTTCGAGGCATATCATCAAGCAAAAGCATATTGTTAGACAACATACGGAAGCGAAGAGGAATGACCGCAACAACACAAAATACAATCTTTAAAATATCCAAAGGTATGAATGGATATACCGCAAGTGCAAGAGCCGCTGCAAATGAACTTCCGGTTGTAATACACAGCCATGTCGTACCGCCTAAATACAGAAGAAGATGAGCAATGGAAATTGATATCCCAGCTTTTGCAAAGAGCCATTTTTTATTTTGCTTGCTTTCTAACTGTCGGCTTTGACGACTGTTTAATACAAAAGACACGATCCACGCCATAATGGGATACATCATTAGGTAACCGCCCGTTGGGCCGAACAACGCGCCAACTCCGCCACGAAAGTTCCCGAATACAGGGACCCCTACTGCTCCGATCAGCAAATAACATATCTGAACAAAAACTGCGTGTTTAGGCTTTAACAATATGCCTGTTATATAGACAGCCAGCAATCCAAAAGAAATAGGCATAGGCGTAAATGGAAGTGGAACAACTATTTGGGCTAAAACTGCCGTTATTGCAGTAAAAATTGCAATTCTGGATATTTCCTTAGCAGTAAATGTTTTTTTCATTTATCATTTCCCCATTTCAATTTTATTTCCCCGGTTGAGATGTTTTGAATGTTCCCTCTTTCGTCTTTGACAACCAAAGCACCCATATCATCAATGCCGAGAACGGTTGCCACATAGCTATCCTCTAAACTTGTTACCAAAACCTGTGTGCCTATAATAAAAAGTCTACTTTCATAGTACTTTAGAATGTCGGATTTTTCCCCTCGCCCGATATAGTCAAGATAAACCGTTTCAAATTGATTAAGCACTTCAGCAATCAGGCTATTTCTTATACCGCGTATTCCAGTTATCTCTCCAATAGACGTTGCGATATCGTTAATCTCTAACGGCACACTGCCTGTGTTGATACCGATGCCAACTATGACGGTGCTTAGCTCCTGCAATTCAGCCGATAGAATAGCTTCCGTTAATATCCCACATACTTTTTTCCCTTTACAAAAAATGTCATTGACCCACTTAATTTCTGCCGATATACCGCATTTATTCTCTATCGCTCTAGAAACGGCAACAGCGGCACATATTGTCAGAAGACGGACATCCTGTCTTTCTTTGTCCAGTTTTAGGAGAATACTTAAATATATCCCCTCTCCTTTTGGAGATAGAAACGTCCTGCCCCTTCTGCCCCGTCCGCTGTTCTGCTCATTAGCAACAACAACATAACCGTTCTTAGCATCAGCTGTATTTAATTCTTTCAGATATTGATTTGTAGAATGAACGACGGGGAGCAGCTTCATTTTTTGTCCTATGAACGTAGTCCTTAAATCATCACGAATAGTTTTTTCAAACAATGTATCGTTTGTGTTCATGAGTATATATCCCTTATTTCGGATAGAGACAATCTCATTTCCATCATCCTGCAACAGGCGAATAGCTTTCCAGATTGCGTTGCGGCTGACACCTAACGAACTTGCGAGCTGTCCGCCCGTAACGATATTTCCCTTTTGTTGTTCCAAGGAATAAAACACTCGATTTTTTAACAAAATATACACCCCTTTCATGCTATTAAATCGTTGCAAGGCTCTTATGTCAACCATTATTTTAATTTAGGGTGACAGTTGGTATAATCTTACAAATCGCAAGACATACTACGTTCTTGATTTCTAGAATAAAA is a genomic window of Synergistaceae bacterium containing:
- a CDS encoding biotin--[acetyl-CoA-carboxylase] ligase, translating into MLKNRVFYSLEQQKGNIVTGGQLASSLGVSRNAIWKAIRLLQDDGNEIVSIRNKGYILMNTNDTLFEKTIRDDLRTTFIGQKMKLLPVVHSTNQYLKELNTADAKNGYVVVANEQNSGRGRRGRTFLSPKGEGIYLSILLKLDKERQDVRLLTICAAVAVSRAIENKCGISAEIKWVNDIFCKGKKVCGILTEAILSAELQELSTVIVGIGINTGSVPLEINDIATSIGEITGIRGIRNSLIAEVLNQFETVYLDYIGRGEKSDILKYYESRLFIIGTQVLVTSLEDSYVATVLGIDDMGALVVKDERGNIQNISTGEIKLKWGNDK
- a CDS encoding biotin transporter BioY, with product MKKTFTAKEISRIAIFTAITAVLAQIVVPLPFTPMPISFGLLAVYITGILLKPKHAVFVQICYLLIGAVGVPVFGNFRGGVGALFGPTGGYLMMYPIMAWIVSFVLNSRQSRQLESKQNKKWLFAKAGISISIAHLLLYLGGTTWLCITTGSSFAAALALAVYPFIPLDILKIVFCVVAVIPLRFRMLSNNMLLLDDMPRKVS